The Megasphaera stantonii genome includes a window with the following:
- the secY gene encoding preprotein translocase subunit SecY has product MLENIQNVLNVPEFRKRAVFTLIMFIIFRLGVHIPVPGVDASVIENLFSSGNLFGLLDLFSGGALSKFSILAMSITPYINASIIMQLLTSVVPTFEQWAKDNQDGREKIQKVTRYGTVVLGFIQAFAMSYALKVNNAFVNDSWAMVFMVAVILTAGTCFLMWLGDQITAGGIGNGISLIIFAGIVARFPDGCMTVYKYIQAGSINIFQVLLFALIALFMIVVVIEVTQGQRRVVVQYAKRIVGRKMYGGHSTHIPLKVNQAGVIPIIFASSVLMFPITIAQFVQNETVQMIAGWFAWGTVTNTIMYAILIIFFTYFYTAISLNIPQLTENMQKYGGFIPGIRPGQPTALYIDRIMTRITLAGSFFLAFIAILPNFIGWITGIEGVYFGGTALLIVVGVAIDTMKQAESLLLNRQYQGFMK; this is encoded by the coding sequence GTGTTAGAGAACATCCAGAATGTGCTGAACGTTCCGGAGTTCCGGAAACGCGCAGTTTTCACCTTGATCATGTTCATTATTTTCAGACTAGGTGTCCACATCCCTGTTCCGGGAGTAGACGCCTCAGTCATTGAAAATCTTTTCAGCAGCGGCAACTTATTTGGCCTGTTGGATTTATTTTCCGGCGGCGCCTTGAGTAAGTTTTCTATCCTCGCTATGAGTATTACGCCATATATCAACGCGTCCATTATCATGCAGCTCCTCACGTCGGTCGTTCCGACCTTTGAGCAGTGGGCGAAGGACAATCAGGACGGCCGTGAAAAAATCCAGAAGGTCACCCGGTATGGCACGGTAGTCTTAGGTTTCATCCAGGCCTTTGCCATGAGCTATGCGCTGAAAGTAAACAACGCTTTCGTAAACGACAGCTGGGCCATGGTATTTATGGTAGCGGTGATTCTGACGGCCGGCACGTGTTTCCTCATGTGGCTGGGCGATCAGATTACAGCAGGCGGCATCGGCAACGGCATTTCGCTGATCATCTTCGCCGGTATCGTAGCGCGGTTCCCCGATGGCTGCATGACTGTATACAAATATATTCAGGCAGGTTCCATCAACATTTTCCAGGTGCTGTTGTTCGCCTTGATCGCCCTTTTCATGATTGTTGTAGTCATTGAGGTGACGCAGGGACAACGGCGCGTCGTTGTGCAGTATGCGAAACGGATTGTCGGCCGGAAGATGTACGGCGGCCATTCGACGCATATTCCTTTGAAAGTCAATCAGGCTGGCGTTATCCCCATCATCTTCGCCTCGTCCGTGCTGATGTTCCCGATTACGATTGCACAGTTCGTACAGAATGAAACGGTACAGATGATTGCCGGATGGTTTGCATGGGGTACGGTGACCAACACCATTATGTACGCCATTTTGATTATCTTCTTTACTTATTTTTATACCGCTATTTCGCTGAATATTCCGCAGCTTACGGAAAACATGCAGAAGTACGGCGGCTTTATCCCCGGTATTCGTCCGGGCCAGCCGACAGCTTTGTATATCGATAGAATTATGACGCGTATTACCTTGGCAGGTTCGTTCTTCCTCGCCTTCATCGCCATTCTGCCGAACTTCATCGGCTGGATTACGGGCATTGAAGGTGTGTATTTCGGCGGTACGGCGCTGCTGATTGTAGTCGGCGTCGCTATCGATACGATGAAGCAGGCCGAATCGTTGTTGCTCAACAGACAGTATCAGGGCTTTATGAAATGA